Proteins from one Dama dama isolate Ldn47 chromosome 12, ASM3311817v1, whole genome shotgun sequence genomic window:
- the LOC133066850 gene encoding metallothionein-1B-like — protein MFFYTCFGPRISPFFQVDPNCSCPMDGSCSCAGSCTCKVCRCPSCKKGCCSCCPVGCAKRAQGCICKGASDKCNCCT, from the coding sequence ATGTTCTTCTACACTTGCTTTGGACCTCGGATCTCGCCCTTCTTCCAAGTGGACCCCAACTGCTCCTGCCCCATGGACGGCTCCTGCAGCTGTGCTGGCTCCTGCACCTGCAAGGTCTGCAGGTGCCCCTCCTGCAAGAagggctgctgctcctgctgccccGTGGGCTGTGCCAAGCGTGCCCAGGGCTGCATCTGCAAAGGGGCCTCGGACAAGTGCAACTGCTGCACCTGA